A window of Chryseobacterium shandongense genomic DNA:
ATCTGCTCCTGCTTCGAGGTATTTTTTGTGAACTTCTTGTATTGCATGGGGCTGCGTTAAAGACAGCAAATCATTGTTTCCTTTGACTGGGTGTGGCCAGTTTTTAAAATGTTCACCACGGTAATCTTCTTCTTCAAACTTGTATCGCTGAAGCATTGTTCCCATGGCTCCGTCCAGAATTAAAATTCTTTCGGATAATGCCTTGTATAATTGTTCTGAATTTTTCATTTTATTATATTTTTTGTCTAAGCCTTGTCAAGGTTTAAAACCTTGACAAGGCTTGTTTTACGTCGAATCTTTCGCAGCCCGACTTGAGCGGAGCTCTTTTTGCCGCAGCGAAGCGGAGGCAAAAAAGCGGGAGCGGAAGGCGGATAAAGCTGCCCAAATCAAATTAATCCAATGCCTGTTTTAAATCTGCAATGATATCTTCCACATTTTCCAGACCAACCGAGCAGCGAACCAAACCTGCCGTGATTCCTACTTCGTTTCTTTCTTCATCGGATAATTTGGAGTGCGTTGTAGAAGCCGGATGTGTTACAATGGTTCTCGTATCGCCTAAGTTTGCGGAAAGGGAACACATTTTTATTTTATCTAAAAAGTTTCTTCCGCCTTCGATTCCTCCTTTGATTTCGAAGGCAACGATGTTTCCGCCTAACTTCATCTGTTTTTTAGCAATTTCATAGCTTGGATGAGATTTTAAGAAGGGATATTTTACCAACTCTACATTGGTATGGTTTTCTAAAAATTCGGCAACTTTTAAGGCGTTCTCGCAATGTTTTTCTACACGAATTGCAAGTGTTTCGAGACTTTTAGACAAAACCCATGCGTTGAAAGGCGACATGGCAGGTCCGGTGTTTCTTGCGAAAAGATAAATTTCACGGATCAGATCTTCTCTTCCTACGGCAACTCCGCCTAAAACCCTACCTTGCCCATCTATTAATTTGGTTGCGGAATGCACCACGATATCTGCTCCGTATTTGATTGGTTGCTGAAGGTAAGGTGTCGCAAAACAGTTATCTACAATGAAAATTAAATTGTGTTTTTTCGCAATTTGTCCGAAAAACTCCAGATCCAAAACTTCAATCGCCGGATTGGTAGGTGTTTCCAGATATAGAATTTTTGTGTTCGGTCTAATATGTTTTTCAACATTTTCGGCATCTTCCGCTTTGAAATAAGTTGTTTCGATATTCCATTTCGGGAAATATTTTGTAAACAGTGTATGTGTAGAACCAAAAACCGACTGACAGCTTACGATATGGTCTCCTGCATTTAACAAAGTCGCAAATGTTGAATAAATCGCTGCCATTCCTGTGGCAAAAGCATATCCTGCTTCTGCGCCTTCCATTTTGGCAATTTTATCGGTAAATTCTGTTACATTCGGGTTTGAAAAGCGGCTGTACAGGTTTTTCTGTTTTTCTTCCGCAAAACTTGCCCGCATATCTTCCGCATCCTGAAAAATAAAGCTGGAGGTGAGATACAAAGGCGTTGAATGCTCATCAAACTGAGTACTTTCAGTCTGGGTTCTTATGGCAAAGGTTTCAAAATTTTCGTTTTCCATAAAATTTTAATTTACCAATCTATCAGTTTATCAATGTAACAATTAGTAAAGTGCTCTTGACATTAATTGTTAAACTGATAGATTGTTATATTGTTACATTTATTCAGTTATTTCGTTTCACTTACTCTTAAAATATCTCCGAAGACTCCTCTTGCGGTAACCCTCGCTCCGGCTCCTGCTCCCATGATGACAATTGGGTTTTCACCATAACTTTCGGTGTAGATTTCGAAGATTGAATCTGATCCTTTCAATTGTCCTAAAGCGGAGGTTGCCGGAACGGATATCAGTTTCACATCTAGTTCACCTTTTTCTTTCTGTAAATCGCCGTGCAGATCTCCTACATATCTTAAAACGTGTCCTTCCTCCTGATTTTCTTTGATTTCCTGATATTCTTCATCTAATTCTTCCAATCTTGAAAGGAATTCCGATTTTGAAACGGAAAGTAGGCCCTCCGGAACTAAATTCTGAATATTGATGTCTTCAAATTCGTTGATGAGGTCTAATTCTCTGGCAAGGATCAATAACTTTCTCGCTACGTCGTTTCCGGAGAGATCTTCTCTTGGATCCGGTTCTGTATATCCTTTTTCGAGTGCTTCATTAATGATGGTAGAAAACTTATCATTTCTCAAAGAAAAATTATTGAAAACATAGCTTAATGTTCCGGAAAAAACACCTTTAATTCTGGTAATATTTTCTCCTGAAAGGTGTAGAAGCTTGATAGTATCAATCAACGGCAAACCTGCTCCTACATTGGTTTCATAAAGATAACGACGATTGTTTTTGTTCAACGTATATCTTAGTTGACGGTATTCTGAAATCGGAAGGGTATTGAAAATTTTATTGGAAGAAACCAGATCGAAGCCGTTTTCTGCCAATGTGTGATAATTTCTCACGAAGTCTTTGCTTGCCGTATTATCCACAACAATTAAATTTTCCAACTGATTTTCTTTTGAAAAGCGAATCAATTGCTGAACATCAGAAGGATTTTCCGCTGTTAGGACCTCATCATTCCAATTACTGCCAAAACCTTTTTTGTTAAATGCGATCCTTTTCGAGTTGGCAACAGCTACTACTTTAAGATCGATTTTTTTCCTTCTTTTAATTTCTTCTGACGATTCCAGAACCTGCTCTATTAATGTCTTTCCTACGTTCCCATGACCGATAATAGCCAAGTGAACTGTCTTTGGCTTTTTAGAAATTTCAGATTCTATGATATTTTTTGCTTTTTCATCCTGAGATGAAGTAACCACAATATTCACTCTTTTCTCTGCTGCAATCTGATTAAGCAACAACGGAAAAACATTATTTCTAGCCAATTCGGCCAATATTTTATTAAAATCTTGCGCAACAAATCCTAAAATCGACACATTATTAATGCTATAAATTTGGGAAACTTTCCCTGATTTTCTTTCTGATTCAAATTCATCAATCAGGCAATTCACTGCTTTTTCGGAATCATTTTCATGAACCAAAATGGAAATTCCGTTTTCTATGGCCTGCTGTGAAATTACTCCCACACTAATTCGCGCCAAGGTAAGCGCTTTAAAAATCCGTCCGTCAATACCGATTTCACCTAAGAAATCCTCTCCTTCAAATTTGATGATTGACCTGTTTCTCAAAAATTTTATTTCGTTTGCATTATTTTTCATCTCCTACAAAATATTTTTTATGATTGTATTTAATTGTTCGTATTCCATTAGGAAGGCATCGTGCCCATGAACTGAAGTGATTTCATGATAGAATACATTCGCTTTATCTTTCTTTAATTTTTCAAAGCACATTCGGATTTCAGAAGCAGGAAAGAAAAGATCCGTATCTACCGCAATGAGATGGATGTAAGATTCTATTTTTTCTAATTGGGATTCTTCAGCATTAATGTTCATCAGCAAATGATTCATGAGATGGTAAGATTGTAAACTAAACCTTTCGTTTAGAGCATTTCCGTGATAAATCAGCCAATCCTCCGATTCCAGCCGCTGTTTTTCTTTATTGTACTTATTCTGGAATCTGCCATTTAAAGATTCCGGTGTCCGGTAGCACAACATGGCATGCATTCTCGCTTTTTGCAAAGGTTCATCGTTTTGGTTTAATAAGAATTTCTGAACAAGACATTGCGCATGAAGCCAGTCATGGGTTTTATAATCGCAGGCAATAGGAATAAAAATTTCTGTAAGGTGAGGATTTTTCGTAAGCATCTCCCACCCGATTCCTCCTCCCAGAGAGCCTCCGATAATAGCGTGTAAGGTTTTAATATTTAAAAACTCAAGACCTTTCAAAAAAATATTTGCAACGTCTGAAACTGTAAAATCTTCATGATCTTTAATAAAAAAATTATCATACCCATTTCCGGGAATATTGAAACACAGAATGGTGTATTGATTCGTATTAATGACCTTATTTTTACCGATCAGTTTCTTCCACCACCCTTTTTCTCCCGCAACATCTGAATTTCCGGTAAAAGCATGGTTTACGAGAATGATCGGTGCGGAAAACAATTCTCTCCCGAAAAGCTGATAGCTCAACGGGATATGATATTCCTTTCCGGAATCGGTTTGGTATGAAAAATTAATATGTTTTAGTTCGGTTTCCAATTCTATTTATTTTAAATACAATTGAAAATGCCACAGGAATGGCTGAAAAGAACTTCAGATAAGTTATCTGTCCAAAATAATTTTGGTAGAACGTAGCACCTTCATTGCTTGCGCAAAGGGTTGCTAAGGTTTCATAGGGTCTAATCCCTCAACCTTTCTTGATAACATTTTCAATATTTGAATGAACGAATGGTGCAAAGATAAAACTTTTATTTTAAAACTTTATAAAAATTTAACTTAACATCTTAAACTCCCATCCATAGAGAGTTTTTGGGAATATTTTAAGATTAATTCAAATTTCGGAAGTTGGAATTTTTTGACAAAAAAACTACCTTCGTAATGAAAAATGATGAGATATGATTGCTGAAAAACAACGATTACAAAACACAGACTGGAAAAACTGGGGACCATACGTCAGTAACCGGCAATGGGGAAATGTTAGGGAAGATTATAGCCCCAACGGCGATGCATGGAATTTTGCCAATCACAATAATGCAGAAAGCTATGCTTATCGTTGGGGAGAGGAAGGTATTGCCGGAATCTCAGACGCTAAGCAAATTTTTTGTTTCGCCCTTTCCTTTTGGAATAAAAAGGATAAGATGGTAAAAGAACGTTTTTTCGGGTTGAGTAACCCTCAGGGAAATCATGGTGAAGATATTAAGGAGATTTTTTATTATCTGGATAATACTCCTACTCACAGCTATATGAAAATGCTGTATAAATATCCCATCAATGCTTTTCCTTATGACGACATTCGTTCCGAAAATGCCAAAAGAAGCAAAAAACAGCCTGAATATGAACTTTTTGACACAGGAATTTTTGACAAGGATGAATATTTTGATATTTTCATTGAATATGCGAAAGCGGATCATAATGATTTTTTAGTAAGGATAACAGTTTTTAACAGAAGTACTAGTGATGCGCCTCTTGTATTGGCACCTACTGTATGGTTCCGAAATAACTGGAAATGGGGCTACAATACTTATAAAGGACAGACAGCTGCTTCCCATAAAGGCTGCATCAATGTTCAGCATGATAGTATTTCCATAAAAAAATTCTATTCAAGAGATACGAATGCGGAAAGTGTATTCTGCGAAAACGAAACCAACACTCCAAAGTTATACGGAGCTCCATATCCCGGAAACACGTATTTTAAGGATGGAATTAATGATTATATAATCTATGGCAGCAATACGATAAATCCCGAAAAAAGAGGAACCAAAGCTTCATTTCTATTAAATGCAACCATTGAGGCCGGAGCATCGAAGTCTTTCGATTTCAGGCTTTCTCCAGAAAATATTGATGAACCTTTTGAAAATTTTGATGAAATCTTCAGTGCGCGAATTGAAGAAGCTAATGAATTTTACGAGGAGATCCAAAATGATGTTGTGAATGAAGATGAAAGAAATGTACAAAGGCAGGCTTTTGCAGGATTGCTCTGGAATAAGCAGTTTTACCACTACAATGTAGGAAAGTGGCTCAAAGGTGATCCTAACTTTGCAGCACCAAGAGACTTTAATAATTATGTTAGAAATACGGAATGGAACCATCTCCACAATAAAGATATCATCTCAATGCCCGACAAGTGGGAATATCCATGGTACGCAACATGGGATCTTGCCTTTCATTGTGTTCCGTATGCCATTATTGATGCAGAGTTTGCGAAAGGACAGCTTCTATTGCTTACAAAAGAATGGTATATGCACCCTAACGGACAGCTTCCAGCCTACGAATGGAACCTGAGCGATGTAAATCCACCGGTACACGCATGGTCCTGCTTCAGAGTCTTCAAAATTGATGAAAAGCAAAACGGCAAACCTGATCTTTTATTTTTAGAAAAAGTTTTTCAGAAACTACTTCTGAACTTTACCTGGTGGGTCAACCGAAAGGATAAAAACGGTAAAAATATATTCGGAGGCGGATTCCTCGGTCTCGATAATATCGGTGCTTTTGACCGGAATATGGTATTGAAAGACGGGCAACATCTTGAGCAGGCCGACGGAACGAGCTGGATGGCGATGTATGCTTTGAATATGATGCGTATTGCAATGGAGCTGGCTCAGTATTATCAGGTTTATGAAGATATGGCCATTAAATTTTTTGAACATTACCTGTATATTGCCGAAGCGATGGAGAACCTCGGTGAAGGAACAAAAGGACTCTGGAACGAAGAGGACGGCTTTTTCTACGATGTTTTACAACTTGGAAACGGCGACAGTGTTTCTCTAAAATTAAGAAGTATTGTAGGCCTTATCCCAATGTTTGCTGTGGAAATTATTGATCATCATCTGCTCGATAAAATGCCAAATTTTGTTGAAAGAATGGAATGGGTGCTTAAAAACAAACCTGAGCTTACAAAATTGGTTTCCCACTGGGAAGAGGAGGGCCAGGGAAGAAAGCATCTCATGAGCATCCTGAGAAAGACCAGACTTACAAAAGTTCTGAGCAGAATGCTTGATGAAAAAGAATTTTTAAGCGATTACGGAATACGGGCTATGTCTAAAGTTTACGAAGAAAATCCTTTTATATTTTCGGTTCACGGTACGGAAAATGTTGTTTATTATACTCCAGGAGAGAGTGACAGCCGAATGTTCGGAGGGAACAGCAACTGGAGAGGGCCGATATGGTTTCCGATCAACTTTCTTATTGTGGAAAGTTTACAGCGATTCCATTTTTACTACGGAAACAGCATGAAAGTGGAACTTCCTACAGGCAGCGGCGATAAGCGAAATCTTGATGAAGTGGCTCAAAATATAAGCAATAGATTGTGTTCTATCTTTCTAAAAGATGATGTTGGACAACGACCTTTCAACGGAGGGAATCCAAAATTCAATTACGATGAAAATTTCAAGAACTACATCACATTTTTTGAATATTTCCACGGCGATAACGGTCGGGGAATAGGAGCTTCCCATCAAACCGGATGGACAGCAACTGTTGCAAAACTGCTGAAGCCAAGAATGTCATTTTAAAATTTATTTCTCGATTAATTATTAGCCTCTTTTTAAGGGGCTTTTTCATTTATATACCACATATATTTATTCTCTCAATGATGAAATGCGTATATATAGCCAAAATCTATTTAATGTTAGTATAAAATCATTATTAATTAATAATTGGTATTTTATTTATAATATTTTTAAATTAAATTTAAATTTTTAATATTATATTAGCAAAAAAAATAAATTTAATAAACTATTTCTTATGAAAGGAAAACTACTACCTCTAGCAGCTTTGGTACTCTCAGCTGTATGCAATTATCAAATTAACGCCCAAGAATATCAGCCTCTGCCTGTTCAGAGTGGATTCAATGCTGATGTTATTGCCAATGGCGTAGGTCCTTCTGCATCTTCCACCAATAATGATGTTGACGGAGTAAGCTATGCCTTTGTTTCCCGGGATTTCCAACTGACGGCCACAAGCAACCCTCTTACATACGGACTTCCCATAGATGGTATTATTAACTCTGTTGTATCTTCCACATCAGGCTTATCTTATCAGTTAGGTTCTTACAATTCAAACAATACGCTCAGACTTCAAAATGCAACCGACAACGGAACTTTAATTTTCGCAACACCTATTCAGGCACTTACGGTATATATGCTGGCAACAGGGGGAAGTGGTGCATGTACAGTGGATGTTGACGTAAATTTCACAGATAATACTTCACAAACATTTTCAGCAGTCAGTATTTCGGACTGGTATGGAGGAAGCAGCTATGCTATTCAGGGAATCGGGAGAATCAATATATCTAATGATAATCTTGAATCCGGTTCAGGAACTAATCCGAGACTATATCAAATTCCACTGGCAATCAGTACCGCCAATCAATCAAAAAGTGTAAAAAGTGTAACGGTAACAAAAGTTGGAACAGGAGGCATCCCTAATATTTTTGCTTTCGCAGCAGATGCATACAACGCATGCAGCACACCGACAAATATTACCGCTACCACTACTATGACCGAAGCAACATTAAGCTGGACGGCACCGGCCACTGCTCCTGCTTCAGGATATCAATATTATTACAGTACTTCGCCTACGGCTCCTACCGCAACAACACCTCCTACTGGAGATGTAACCTCAGGAACTTCGGTAACTCTTAATCAACTTACTACCGGGCAAACGTATTACTTCTGGGTAAGATCAAATTGTGGAGGTTCTTCGCAAAGTTTCTGGAAAATGAAAGAGTTCACTCCGGGACAGATCAGCACTCTTTACACAGCCGGAGATATCAATACTCAATTTAACAATTCAGGAGTTACTACTTCATCAACAACCAGTTGCGCAGGAACTCTGAGC
This region includes:
- a CDS encoding ACT domain-containing protein; the encoded protein is MKNNANEIKFLRNRSIIKFEGEDFLGEIGIDGRIFKALTLARISVGVISQQAIENGISILVHENDSEKAVNCLIDEFESERKSGKVSQIYSINNVSILGFVAQDFNKILAELARNNVFPLLLNQIAAEKRVNIVVTSSQDEKAKNIIESEISKKPKTVHLAIIGHGNVGKTLIEQVLESSEEIKRRKKIDLKVVAVANSKRIAFNKKGFGSNWNDEVLTAENPSDVQQLIRFSKENQLENLIVVDNTASKDFVRNYHTLAENGFDLVSSNKIFNTLPISEYRQLRYTLNKNNRRYLYETNVGAGLPLIDTIKLLHLSGENITRIKGVFSGTLSYVFNNFSLRNDKFSTIINEALEKGYTEPDPREDLSGNDVARKLLILARELDLINEFEDINIQNLVPEGLLSVSKSEFLSRLEELDEEYQEIKENQEEGHVLRYVGDLHGDLQKEKGELDVKLISVPATSALGQLKGSDSIFEIYTESYGENPIVIMGAGAGARVTARGVFGDILRVSETK
- a CDS encoding T9SS type A sorting domain-containing protein, with amino-acid sequence MKGKLLPLAALVLSAVCNYQINAQEYQPLPVQSGFNADVIANGVGPSASSTNNDVDGVSYAFVSRDFQLTATSNPLTYGLPIDGIINSVVSSTSGLSYQLGSYNSNNTLRLQNATDNGTLIFATPIQALTVYMLATGGSGACTVDVDVNFTDNTSQTFSAVSISDWYGGSSYAIQGIGRINISNDNLESGSGTNPRLYQIPLAISTANQSKSVKSVTVTKVGTGGIPNIFAFAADAYNACSTPTNITATTTMTEATLSWTAPATAPASGYQYYYSTSPTAPTATTPPTGDVTSGTSVTLNQLTTGQTYYFWVRSNCGGSSQSFWKMKEFTPGQISTLYTAGDINTQFNNSGVTTSSTTSCAGTLSVNVPSGYKIKSTAVSYKMSTASNGWMGEQRSLLVCTTNNVTEASVTSGSGSSTGTYSYNRTGLTLANDLTGTVNFELRAWRTYGGSGCTAEYNKVDNNTFTVTVTLEPLALATSEVTVKEKERIAHPNPFVDTLYLEKAENVKKAVITDLSGIVVKTIENPSSALFLGGLKSGIYILTLQMKDGSLKSMKTIKK
- a CDS encoding MGH1-like glycoside hydrolase domain-containing protein, which produces MIAEKQRLQNTDWKNWGPYVSNRQWGNVREDYSPNGDAWNFANHNNAESYAYRWGEEGIAGISDAKQIFCFALSFWNKKDKMVKERFFGLSNPQGNHGEDIKEIFYYLDNTPTHSYMKMLYKYPINAFPYDDIRSENAKRSKKQPEYELFDTGIFDKDEYFDIFIEYAKADHNDFLVRITVFNRSTSDAPLVLAPTVWFRNNWKWGYNTYKGQTAASHKGCINVQHDSISIKKFYSRDTNAESVFCENETNTPKLYGAPYPGNTYFKDGINDYIIYGSNTINPEKRGTKASFLLNATIEAGASKSFDFRLSPENIDEPFENFDEIFSARIEEANEFYEEIQNDVVNEDERNVQRQAFAGLLWNKQFYHYNVGKWLKGDPNFAAPRDFNNYVRNTEWNHLHNKDIISMPDKWEYPWYATWDLAFHCVPYAIIDAEFAKGQLLLLTKEWYMHPNGQLPAYEWNLSDVNPPVHAWSCFRVFKIDEKQNGKPDLLFLEKVFQKLLLNFTWWVNRKDKNGKNIFGGGFLGLDNIGAFDRNMVLKDGQHLEQADGTSWMAMYALNMMRIAMELAQYYQVYEDMAIKFFEHYLYIAEAMENLGEGTKGLWNEEDGFFYDVLQLGNGDSVSLKLRSIVGLIPMFAVEIIDHHLLDKMPNFVERMEWVLKNKPELTKLVSHWEEEGQGRKHLMSILRKTRLTKVLSRMLDEKEFLSDYGIRAMSKVYEENPFIFSVHGTENVVYYTPGESDSRMFGGNSNWRGPIWFPINFLIVESLQRFHFYYGNSMKVELPTGSGDKRNLDEVAQNISNRLCSIFLKDDVGQRPFNGGNPKFNYDENFKNYITFFEYFHGDNGRGIGASHQTGWTATVAKLLKPRMSF
- a CDS encoding alpha/beta fold hydrolase → METELKHINFSYQTDSGKEYHIPLSYQLFGRELFSAPIILVNHAFTGNSDVAGEKGWWKKLIGKNKVINTNQYTILCFNIPGNGYDNFFIKDHEDFTVSDVANIFLKGLEFLNIKTLHAIIGGSLGGGIGWEMLTKNPHLTEIFIPIACDYKTHDWLHAQCLVQKFLLNQNDEPLQKARMHAMLCYRTPESLNGRFQNKYNKEKQRLESEDWLIYHGNALNERFSLQSYHLMNHLLMNINAEESQLEKIESYIHLIAVDTDLFFPASEIRMCFEKLKKDKANVFYHEITSVHGHDAFLMEYEQLNTIIKNIL
- a CDS encoding O-succinylhomoserine sulfhydrylase, which produces MENENFETFAIRTQTESTQFDEHSTPLYLTSSFIFQDAEDMRASFAEEKQKNLYSRFSNPNVTEFTDKIAKMEGAEAGYAFATGMAAIYSTFATLLNAGDHIVSCQSVFGSTHTLFTKYFPKWNIETTYFKAEDAENVEKHIRPNTKILYLETPTNPAIEVLDLEFFGQIAKKHNLIFIVDNCFATPYLQQPIKYGADIVVHSATKLIDGQGRVLGGVAVGREDLIREIYLFARNTGPAMSPFNAWVLSKSLETLAIRVEKHCENALKVAEFLENHTNVELVKYPFLKSHPSYEIAKKQMKLGGNIVAFEIKGGIEGGRNFLDKIKMCSLSANLGDTRTIVTHPASTTHSKLSDEERNEVGITAGLVRCSVGLENVEDIIADLKQALD